Proteins found in one Kwoniella bestiolae CBS 10118 chromosome 1, complete sequence genomic segment:
- a CDS encoding serine/threonine-protein kinase SSN3: MAAAMVPGSSMIDPMHYYRAKRDRERRTVLKTYKILGFISSGTYGRVYKAVLLPSPSSSSTSKSNKSILPSSARAALSIPKDKLPSPTTSTSSNSNTPILDPLNNPELCMRPGDLPAKEGDVFAIKKFKPDKEGDVLTYAGISQSGAREIMLNRELNHRNLTALREVILEDKAIYMVFEYAEHDFLQIIHHHSQTTRTPIPSPTLRRLLHQLLCGVHFLHSNFVLHRDLKPANILVNSAGVVKIGDLGLARLWHKPLAQSGLFGGDKVVVTIWYRAPELILGAKHYTAAVDQWAIGCIFAELLALRPIFKGDEAKMDGKKQLPFQRDQMGKICEVLGPVKADQWPGIVHMPEYKTYLSSGPYPNPNPLPTWYQHRSSSSQGYDLLTRLFEWDPARRLTAREALAHPWFQEEGGVAAKSVFEGSTITYPTRRVTHEDNGDAKMGSLPPSMAHPRLPSSSNFRPASANLTAQQPARKKTRM, encoded by the exons ATGGCAGCAGCTATGGTCCCCGGGTCGAGCATGATCGATCCCATGCACTACTATCGTGCAAAGAGGGACAGGGAGAGAAGGAC CGTATTGAAGACGTATAAGATACTGGGGTTCATATCATCAG GTACATACGGAAGAGTATACAAGGCAGTGCTGctcccctcaccatcctcttcatcaacttccaAATCCAACAAATCGATCTTACCTTCCTCAGCTAGAGCGGCATTGTCGATACCGAAAGATAAACTCCCATCACCCActacctcgacctcatcaaatTCCAACACACCCATACTGGACCCCCTCAATAATCCAGAGTTATGTATGAGACCAGGTGATCTTCCTGCGAAAGAGGGGGATGTATTTGCAATTAAAAAGTTCAAACCTGAtaaggagggggatgtgtTGACGTATGCGGGTATCAGTCAATCTGGAGCGAGGGAGATCATG CTAAATAGAGAACTGAATCATCGTAATCTGACGGCGCTTAGAGAAGTTATACTAGAAGATAAAGCTATTTATATGGTGTTTGAATATGCAGAACACGACTTCCTG CAAATAATACACCATCACTCCCAAACAACCCGTAcacccatcccctctccaACGCTCCGTCGACTCCTCCACCAACTGCTATGCGGCGTCCATTTCCTCCATTCAAACTTCGTCCTCCACCGAGATTTGAAACCTGCCAACATCCTAGTCAATTCCGCTGGAGTAGTAAAAATTGGTGATCTGGGCTTAGCGAGATTATGGCACAAACCTCTAGCTCAGAGCGGTCTGTTCGGCGGTGATAAGGTCGTAGTTACCATCTGGTACAGGGCGCCGGAGTTGATTTTGGGAGCTAAGCATTATACTGCTGCTGTCG ATCAGTGGGCCATAGGATGTATCTTCGCGGAACTACTAGCTCTTCGACCGATATTCAAAGGTGACGAAGCCAAAATGGACGGTAAGAAGCAACTGCCTTTCCAACGTGATCAGATGGGCAAGATATGTGAGGTCTTAGGTCCGGTCAAAG CCGATCAATGGCCAGGTATCGTGCACATGCCAGAATATAAGACCTATCTATCATCTGGACC ATatcccaaccccaatccccttcccacaTGGTATCAACAccgatcatcctcttcacaAGGATACGATCTGCTCACAAGGCTATTCGAATGGGATCCCGCTAGAAGATTGACAGCGAGAGAGGCGCTAGCTCACCCGTGGTTCcaggaggaaggtggagtgGCAGCTAA GAGCGTCTTCGAGGGCAGTACGATCACTTACCCAACTCGAAGGGTAACTCATGAGGATAACGGCGATGCCAAGATGGGATC TCTACCCCCCTCAATGGCTCATCCGCGATTGCCATCAAGTAGCAACTTCCGACCTGCCAGTGCGAATCTCACGGCGCAACAGCCCGCAAGGAAGAAAACCAGAATGTAG